Proteins encoded by one window of Cyanobacterium stanieri LEGE 03274:
- the infC gene encoding translation initiation factor IF-3, translated as MTYSNKKNQRDLPKINDNIRFPQVRVIDTDGEQLGILDTRDANRIADEKELDLVLVSETSDPPVCRIMDYGKYKFEQEKKARAIKKKQHTADLKEVKMRYKIDEHDYQVRVNQAKRFLKSGDKVKATINFRGREAQHVHLGQELLERMAQDLAEMAEIQQKPKKEGRNMIMLLSPKK; from the coding sequence GTGACCTATAGCAATAAAAAAAATCAAAGAGATTTACCAAAAATTAACGACAATATTCGCTTTCCTCAGGTGCGTGTTATTGACACCGATGGGGAACAATTAGGCATCCTCGACACTAGAGATGCCAATCGCATTGCGGATGAAAAAGAGTTGGACTTAGTGTTGGTTAGTGAAACCTCTGATCCCCCTGTCTGCCGAATTATGGATTATGGTAAATACAAATTTGAGCAAGAGAAAAAGGCAAGGGCGATCAAGAAAAAACAACATACTGCTGATCTCAAGGAAGTAAAAATGCGCTACAAAATTGATGAGCATGATTATCAGGTGCGCGTCAATCAAGCAAAACGTTTCCTCAAGTCCGGGGATAAGGTGAAAGCAACTATCAATTTTAGGGGTAGAGAAGCCCAACACGTTCATCTTGGACAGGAATTGTTGGAGCGTATGGCACAAGATTTGGCTGAAATGGCTGAAATTCAACAAAAGCCCAAGAAGGAAGGTCGTAATATGATTATGCTTCTTTCTCCCAAAAAATAA
- the argJ gene encoding bifunctional ornithine acetyltransferase/N-acetylglutamate synthase, producing MTDWQEIEGGITAPKGFKAVGITAGLKPSKAPDLALIWSETEAIASGVFTTSQVRAACVDYCRQNLQKKASARAILCNAGQANAATGEQGWQDALTSAQVLGEKLNISPDSILLASTGVIGQRIKMDAMVGAIPQLVDQLSENGGASAAQAIITTDLVTKSIALQTTIDGRPVRIGGIAKGSGMIHPNMATMLSFVTCDAAVSTQLWQQMLKRAADKSFNQITVDGDTSTNDSLIALANGQSRTPAITTMDKNGQKLEAMLTAVCQHLAKAIARDGEGATCLIEVQVNGAIDDPSANKIAKTIVGSSLVKSAIFGRDPNWGRIAAAAGRAGVQFNQDDLIIKLGDFLLMERGQPLDFDRQAASNYLKQASQGAYLKEDTVLISVSVGDGSGSGIAWGCDLSYDYVKINAEYTT from the coding sequence ATGACTGATTGGCAAGAAATAGAGGGGGGAATCACAGCCCCTAAAGGCTTTAAAGCAGTGGGGATTACCGCAGGTCTAAAACCTTCTAAAGCCCCTGATTTGGCTCTTATATGGTCGGAAACCGAGGCGATCGCCTCGGGGGTGTTTACCACTTCTCAGGTAAGGGCTGCCTGTGTAGATTATTGTCGCCAAAACTTGCAAAAGAAAGCCAGTGCTAGGGCTATTTTATGTAATGCAGGACAGGCAAACGCCGCCACAGGGGAACAAGGATGGCAAGATGCGCTTACCTCTGCCCAAGTTTTAGGGGAAAAGTTGAACATCTCCCCCGACTCTATTCTTCTTGCTTCTACGGGGGTAATTGGACAAAGAATTAAAATGGATGCCATGGTTGGTGCCATTCCCCAATTAGTGGATCAACTCTCCGAAAATGGGGGCGCATCGGCCGCCCAAGCCATCATTACCACCGATTTAGTTACCAAGTCCATCGCCCTACAAACCACCATAGACGGTCGTCCTGTACGTATAGGGGGCATTGCCAAGGGTTCGGGGATGATTCACCCCAACATGGCAACTATGCTCAGTTTCGTTACCTGTGATGCCGCTGTGTCCACCCAATTATGGCAACAGATGCTCAAACGGGCGGCGGATAAAAGTTTTAATCAAATCACCGTGGATGGTGACACCAGCACCAATGACAGTTTAATAGCCCTTGCCAATGGGCAGTCTCGCACCCCTGCCATTACCACCATGGATAAAAATGGGCAGAAACTCGAGGCGATGTTAACGGCTGTGTGTCAACACCTGGCCAAAGCCATTGCCCGGGATGGGGAGGGGGCTACTTGTTTAATTGAAGTACAAGTAAACGGTGCGATCGATGATCCCTCTGCCAACAAAATCGCCAAAACCATTGTGGGTTCATCCCTCGTCAAATCAGCCATTTTCGGTAGAGATCCCAACTGGGGCAGAATTGCCGCCGCCGCTGGTAGGGCAGGGGTACAGTTTAATCAAGATGATTTAATCATCAAATTAGGAGACTTCCTGTTAATGGAAAGGGGACAACCCCTTGATTTTGATCGTCAAGCGGCCAGTAACTATCTCAAACAGGCATCCCAAGGGGCATATCTCAAAGAAGATACTGTTTTAATCTCTGTATCCGTGGGTGATGGTTCGGGTAGTGGCATCGCCTGGGGATGTGATCTGAGCTATGATTATGTCAAAATTAATGCTGAATATACTACTTAA